From one Lactiplantibacillus paraplantarum genomic stretch:
- a CDS encoding FecCD family ABC transporter permease — protein sequence MRATTKYLSILGLSIAMLLLVTLLSLRFGADQMTTTTVWRALTRAHPANLDQQIIRHIRVPRVIGAALIGAALAGSGALMQAVTRNPLADSGLLGINAGAGLMLTLCLAFFPHLSTLQTTGWAIVGAAASAGLIFCISTARHVQLDPTILVLAGIAISSLLTALSEGLALVLQLKQDLAFWYFGGLGAVSWSQLKFLGPGLAVGLILTLLLAPQLNLAYLTDDNAQSLGKSLPILRGLALACAVILSGISVALVGTITFVGLMIPHMAHWLVGASYRYSMPLTLVLGATLTVGADLIARLVNPPHETPFGIIISLIGVPCFIYLARKESMTA from the coding sequence ATGAGAGCAACAACTAAATATCTGAGCATTCTCGGTCTCAGTATCGCCATGCTTTTACTAGTAACGTTACTCAGTCTACGGTTCGGGGCTGATCAAATGACAACGACCACCGTCTGGCGTGCTTTGACTAGGGCCCATCCAGCCAATCTGGATCAACAAATCATTCGTCATATTCGCGTCCCCCGTGTGATTGGGGCCGCCTTGATTGGGGCGGCCCTTGCCGGTAGCGGGGCGTTGATGCAAGCCGTAACTCGAAATCCACTGGCCGATTCCGGCCTATTGGGAATCAACGCGGGAGCGGGCCTAATGTTAACCCTGTGTCTCGCTTTTTTTCCGCACCTCTCAACCTTGCAAACAACTGGTTGGGCAATCGTTGGCGCCGCTGCTAGTGCTGGGTTAATTTTCTGCATCAGTACCGCCCGGCACGTCCAACTTGATCCAACCATCTTGGTATTGGCGGGAATTGCAATCAGCAGCTTGCTAACCGCACTTAGTGAAGGGTTAGCCCTCGTCTTGCAACTCAAACAGGACTTGGCTTTTTGGTATTTTGGCGGATTAGGTGCCGTCAGTTGGTCGCAACTGAAATTCCTTGGACCAGGGCTTGCAGTCGGTCTCATCTTGACATTACTACTGGCCCCCCAACTAAACCTCGCCTACCTTACTGATGATAACGCCCAAAGCTTAGGGAAGAGCCTCCCAATACTCCGAGGATTAGCGCTAGCCTGTGCCGTGATTCTATCCGGAATTTCGGTTGCATTAGTCGGTACGATTACCTTCGTTGGCCTGATGATTCCACATATGGCGCACTGGTTAGTTGGGGCCAGTTACCGCTACAGCATGCCATTGACCTTAGTTCTAGGCGCAACTTTGACCGTGGGTGCTGACTTGATTGCGCGTTTGGTCAATCCACCTCACGAGACCCCCTTTGGTATTATCATCTCGCTAATTGGGGTTCCCTGCTTCATCTACTTAGCACGAAAGGAGTCGATGACCGCATGA
- a CDS encoding SDR family oxidoreductase has product MQKQLVVVTGGSGFIAIHIIRQLLQQGYAVRTTVRSLTKAPVIKEMLTNGGITDLSALEIVVADLAHDDHWQTVMTGATYTIDVASPTPKLDFKNKAEMIRPAVDGVRRVLTASRDAGVKRVVLTSAYGAIFAGHKNRTTPYTEEDWSDLNWKAIHPYQESKTRAELAAWDFINHEGRGLELTTVNPVAVMGPVLSAKYSHSNIQIQQFLEGQVKAVPNVDSGYVDVRDVASLHLLAMTAPQANGERFLATTGETLSMLDVANILRQALPDFASQLPTKTIPNAVVKLAAKTRPELRMVASLVGTYAGTSNHKAQTLLDWHPRPAAEAIIATAQSMIDLGIITKPQ; this is encoded by the coding sequence ATGCAAAAACAATTAGTCGTCGTCACTGGTGGCAGTGGCTTCATCGCCATTCACATCATTCGTCAATTATTACAACAAGGCTACGCCGTCCGTACAACGGTCCGCTCCCTTACTAAGGCCCCTGTGATTAAAGAAATGCTGACCAATGGCGGTATCACCGACCTTTCCGCGCTCGAAATCGTGGTGGCCGACTTGGCCCATGATGATCACTGGCAAACCGTTATGACCGGAGCAACTTATACGATCGACGTGGCATCACCAACGCCCAAGCTTGATTTCAAAAACAAAGCTGAGATGATTCGCCCAGCTGTCGACGGTGTTCGGCGGGTCCTAACGGCTAGTCGGGACGCCGGCGTCAAACGCGTCGTTTTAACATCCGCATACGGGGCCATCTTTGCCGGTCACAAAAATCGTACCACCCCCTACACTGAAGAAGACTGGTCCGATCTCAATTGGAAAGCGATTCATCCCTATCAGGAATCAAAGACGCGTGCTGAATTAGCCGCATGGGACTTCATCAACCATGAGGGGCGCGGGCTAGAATTAACAACGGTCAATCCAGTTGCCGTCATGGGTCCAGTGTTGTCTGCAAAATATTCACATTCCAACATTCAAATTCAACAATTCTTAGAAGGACAAGTAAAGGCCGTACCGAACGTGGATTCCGGCTATGTGGACGTACGCGATGTTGCTAGCTTGCACTTGCTTGCCATGACCGCACCGCAAGCTAATGGCGAACGTTTTCTAGCCACAACAGGTGAGACGTTATCCATGCTAGATGTCGCCAATATCTTACGCCAGGCCTTACCAGACTTTGCCAGTCAGCTACCAACCAAGACGATCCCCAATGCAGTCGTTAAGTTAGCCGCTAAGACTCGGCCAGAATTACGGATGGTGGCCTCGCTAGTTGGGACTTACGCGGGGACAAGTAATCACAAAGCCCAAACATTGCTGGACTGGCATCCCCGCCCCGCTGCAGAAGCTATTATTGCAACGGCGCAGTCAATGATCGACCTCGGCATCATCACTAAACCACAATAA
- a CDS encoding TetR/AcrR family transcriptional regulator: MAATNHAQAIKKDSQTYLTTALLQLLKTHDLDTITVTQVVKRAGVSRMAFYRNFATLDDLLTAYFAPAIAARFQDVLQHVPANQKLLAMGQFFSELAPTLRLAEQRGFESIIQRLFNDNMTTYYQTTMENGPLTAVQLKYWTKFMSAGVYAIWREWLLGGQLESLTTIHELLATLQTATMQALTQGAD, translated from the coding sequence ATGGCAGCGACTAATCACGCCCAAGCCATCAAGAAAGATTCACAAACCTATTTAACGACGGCCTTACTACAATTATTGAAAACGCATGATTTAGATACAATTACGGTGACGCAAGTCGTCAAAAGAGCGGGGGTCAGTCGGATGGCCTTTTATCGAAATTTTGCGACGCTGGACGATCTGTTGACGGCGTATTTTGCACCCGCGATTGCGGCCCGGTTTCAGGACGTCTTACAGCACGTACCGGCCAATCAAAAGTTACTCGCGATGGGCCAATTCTTCAGTGAACTTGCCCCGACGTTACGACTAGCTGAGCAACGTGGTTTTGAAAGCATTATTCAACGACTTTTTAATGATAATATGACGACTTATTACCAAACAACGATGGAAAATGGGCCCCTCACTGCAGTGCAACTTAAGTATTGGACTAAGTTTATGAGTGCCGGGGTATACGCAATTTGGCGCGAATGGCTACTTGGAGGTCAGTTGGAGTCGTTAACAACGATTCATGAGTTACTAGCCACTTTGCAGACGGCGACGATGCAGGCGTTGACTCAGGGGGCCGATTA
- a CDS encoding FecCD family ABC transporter permease: MTIHRRVCTWSVCLAGCILVLALINLSTGTMAIGLPALFQIISGHGAATDTLVLFNFRLPRIILALVVGWALALAGNVLQTITNNPMADPSLLGINNGAGLAVMLLIISAGTNASLTFSLPIVALLGAWLSTALIFLLANQPQRGISSKRLLLVGVALSGCFSALMVLMTLKLSPDNYQFVMNWLAGSLWGTDWAYIGWALPWLVAGSIILLIQLPVLDAFTLGTTTAQTLGLNLKHQQLGLISVAAMLAGVSVAISGGISFIGLITPNLARRIVGSRQRYQLPLAGLLGSTLLLAADTLGKLITTTTELPAGVLVALIGAPYFIYLLVRG, from the coding sequence ATGACCATCCACCGACGTGTATGTACTTGGTCCGTCTGCTTAGCAGGTTGTATCCTAGTCCTCGCCCTAATTAATCTCAGTACCGGTACAATGGCAATCGGGTTACCAGCACTCTTCCAAATCATTAGTGGTCACGGCGCTGCTACGGACACACTAGTTCTATTCAACTTTCGGCTTCCGCGTATTATTCTAGCGCTGGTCGTTGGCTGGGCCTTGGCCTTAGCAGGTAACGTCCTACAAACGATTACGAATAACCCGATGGCCGATCCTAGTCTATTAGGGATTAACAACGGTGCTGGTCTCGCGGTGATGCTGCTCATTATTAGTGCCGGTACGAACGCCTCCTTGACGTTTAGTCTACCGATTGTAGCACTGCTTGGCGCGTGGTTGAGTACCGCACTGATTTTTCTATTAGCCAACCAGCCACAGCGGGGGATCTCATCAAAACGGTTATTATTAGTCGGCGTCGCCCTCTCCGGCTGTTTTTCAGCGTTAATGGTCTTGATGACCCTTAAGTTGTCCCCAGATAACTACCAATTCGTCATGAACTGGTTAGCTGGTAGCTTATGGGGCACTGATTGGGCCTATATCGGTTGGGCCTTACCATGGCTCGTGGCCGGTAGTATCATTCTTTTGATTCAATTACCCGTCCTAGATGCATTTACGTTAGGAACGACCACGGCACAAACCTTAGGCCTCAACTTGAAACACCAGCAGCTCGGCCTAATCAGCGTCGCTGCGATGCTCGCGGGCGTCAGCGTTGCCATTAGCGGTGGTATCAGCTTTATCGGTTTGATCACCCCTAACCTAGCCCGCCGAATCGTGGGATCGCGACAACGCTATCAGCTTCCACTAGCAGGGCTACTAGGAAGTACGTTATTACTGGCCGCGGACACTTTAGGCAAACTAATTACCACAACTACAGAATTACCGGCCGGTGTATTAGTCGCGCTAATTGGGGCCCCTTACTTTATTTATTTGTTGGTGCGGGGATAG
- a CDS encoding DHA2 family efflux MFS transporter permease subunit codes for MQAKAKISKATMTIAWVVVFGAMAPLLDSTMINIAINNLVTSFHSSVTTVQWAVTGYLLATGVAVPFSSWLLNRFDGKAVFVAGEILFGVGSIFAAVAPNIQLLIIARLVQGFAGGLIMPLLTTLLVQTAGAAVMGQMMATVGLPMILGPLIGPVIGGIIIKFASWHWIFWINVPVVLISIALILWKMPNYPAQNRTAKMDFIGILLLIVSSSAIIYSLVNAAHTDRFNNATSIEMLILGALALISYVVWAAWQKERAVVPLHLFKFASFDGAGLGLFIAGTVLNGAMLLLPLYFQNVRGMSVINAALALLPQGAGMLVSRTLTGRLTDQIGAKYVVLGSVVITFVGTLPFYWFGQQTSYWILALILFVRGIGAGGILMPLMADAYTGMQPEQVPAATIGTRIIQNIGSAFGSALITTIVTAYSTHQVNVFERELKAGTYHVAAAHLQAFTTSHLQAIRLAAFQQGFLVIAIAAIVIILPTLLLTNKLKAAK; via the coding sequence ATGCAAGCAAAAGCAAAAATTTCAAAAGCAACTATGACGATTGCCTGGGTCGTCGTGTTTGGTGCGATGGCACCATTATTAGATTCAACCATGATCAACATTGCCATTAACAACTTAGTGACTAGTTTTCATAGTAGCGTGACGACGGTCCAGTGGGCAGTTACAGGTTATTTACTGGCAACGGGGGTCGCGGTGCCATTTTCCAGTTGGTTACTCAATCGATTTGATGGTAAAGCGGTCTTTGTGGCTGGTGAGATTTTGTTTGGCGTTGGCTCGATATTTGCAGCCGTAGCACCAAATATTCAATTATTGATTATTGCTCGGTTAGTTCAAGGCTTCGCGGGTGGCCTGATTATGCCACTCTTGACGACCTTACTTGTGCAAACTGCGGGTGCAGCTGTGATGGGCCAGATGATGGCAACAGTGGGGCTACCAATGATTTTAGGACCATTAATCGGACCGGTTATCGGCGGAATCATTATCAAATTTGCATCGTGGCATTGGATTTTTTGGATTAATGTCCCGGTTGTCCTAATTTCGATCGCTTTGATTTTGTGGAAGATGCCGAATTATCCGGCACAAAATCGAACAGCGAAAATGGACTTTATCGGTATCTTGCTACTAATTGTGTCCTCAAGTGCCATCATCTATAGTTTGGTTAATGCCGCGCATACTGACCGATTTAATAACGCCACAAGTATTGAGATGTTAATTCTAGGGGCGCTGGCGTTGATTAGTTATGTCGTATGGGCCGCTTGGCAGAAAGAACGAGCGGTGGTGCCATTGCACTTATTTAAGTTTGCATCATTTGATGGTGCTGGTTTAGGATTATTTATCGCTGGGACGGTATTGAACGGTGCAATGTTATTACTACCGCTCTATTTTCAGAACGTTCGGGGAATGAGCGTGATTAACGCCGCTTTAGCATTATTACCTCAGGGAGCAGGCATGCTAGTTTCGCGGACGTTAACGGGAAGGCTAACAGATCAAATAGGCGCTAAGTACGTGGTTCTGGGAAGTGTCGTCATCACGTTTGTCGGTACCTTACCGTTTTATTGGTTTGGTCAACAGACGTCGTACTGGATTTTGGCACTTATTTTATTTGTGCGGGGGATCGGTGCTGGTGGTATTTTAATGCCGTTGATGGCCGATGCCTATACCGGAATGCAACCTGAACAAGTGCCCGCCGCAACAATTGGGACCCGAATTATCCAAAATATTGGGAGTGCGTTTGGATCTGCTTTGATTACGACGATTGTAACGGCGTATTCCACACACCAAGTGAATGTGTTTGAACGGGAGCTGAAAGCAGGAACGTATCACGTCGCCGCGGCGCACCTACAAGCTTTTACCACAAGCCATTTGCAAGCAATTCGCTTAGCAGCGTTTCAACAAGGCTTTCTAGTGATTGCAATTGCTGCAATAGTCATTATTTTGCCAACCTTATTATTAACTAACAAATTGAAGGCGGCGAAGTAG
- a CDS encoding DapH/DapD/GlmU-related protein — translation MREGDIIKPKYLDQAYLQAIQPIVDANQQRIQQLNTTHQPSKMRQLLAAITGQSIDDSVEVRVPLWTDYGRNLKIGNRVFINDNVQITDLGGIELADDVLIGPGAMLLSVNHPLDPAKRHAVEVQPIHIGRNAWIGAGAKVLAGVTVGENAVVGAGAVVTKSVPANTVVAGVPAKVIKTID, via the coding sequence ATGAGGGAGGGTGACATCATCAAACCAAAGTATTTAGATCAGGCTTATTTACAAGCCATTCAGCCAATCGTGGACGCGAATCAGCAGCGAATTCAACAATTAAATACGACGCACCAGCCTAGTAAAATGCGACAGTTATTAGCCGCAATCACGGGCCAATCGATTGATGACTCTGTAGAAGTTCGCGTCCCATTGTGGACGGATTATGGGCGTAATTTAAAGATTGGTAACCGCGTCTTCATTAATGACAATGTTCAGATTACTGATCTAGGCGGGATTGAACTGGCAGATGACGTGTTGATTGGTCCGGGGGCGATGTTACTATCCGTCAATCACCCGTTAGATCCTGCTAAGCGGCACGCAGTTGAAGTTCAACCAATTCACATTGGGCGAAATGCCTGGATTGGGGCGGGAGCCAAGGTCTTAGCCGGGGTCACAGTTGGTGAAAATGCCGTTGTGGGTGCTGGTGCGGTCGTGACAAAATCGGTGCCTGCAAATACGGTAGTGGCGGGAGTTCCTGCTAAGGTGATTAAAACAATTGATTAA
- a CDS encoding SDR family oxidoreductase produces the protein MSIDNKVVVITGASSGIGAATAKLLAAKGAKVVLGARREDRLQALSQTIGDNAFYQVTDVTDRQQVRALIDLAVAKFGRVDVLYNNAGTMPQGNLSDRDYDKWQMMLNVNIMGVLNGIGKVLPIMQKQHDGLIIATDSVAGHVVYPASAVYNGTKYAVRAIMEGLRQEEKGHGIRSTIVSPGAVRTELVNTIGNTQIQAGISELMNADDSQGLALNPEDIANAVLFAID, from the coding sequence ATGAGTATTGATAATAAAGTTGTCGTTATTACGGGTGCGTCTAGTGGTATTGGCGCGGCAACCGCTAAGTTACTAGCAGCTAAGGGTGCCAAAGTCGTTTTGGGCGCCCGTCGAGAAGACCGGCTACAAGCTTTGAGCCAGACAATTGGCGATAACGCATTCTATCAAGTAACTGACGTGACGGATCGCCAACAAGTTCGGGCATTGATTGACTTAGCCGTTGCCAAGTTTGGGCGCGTCGATGTGCTATACAACAACGCTGGTACGATGCCGCAAGGTAATTTGAGTGACCGGGATTATGATAAGTGGCAGATGATGCTCAACGTCAATATCATGGGGGTTTTGAATGGCATCGGAAAAGTCTTACCAATCATGCAAAAACAACACGATGGGTTGATTATTGCAACAGATTCAGTAGCCGGTCATGTCGTTTATCCCGCATCGGCTGTGTATAATGGAACCAAATATGCGGTGCGAGCTATTATGGAGGGTTTACGCCAAGAAGAAAAGGGTCACGGGATTCGGTCAACCATCGTGTCACCCGGTGCAGTGCGAACTGAGTTAGTCAATACGATTGGCAATACACAAATTCAGGCGGGCATCAGTGAGCTAATGAATGCGGATGACAGTCAAGGATTGGCCTTGAATCCAGAAGACATCGCCAACGCTGTCTTATTTGCGATTGACTAG
- a CDS encoding ABC transporter substrate-binding protein, which produces MVKLGLVLGLTGSLLLGACGAKQTTSTTVTRTDYLKHHVKVPKHPKRIVASYLEDDLVALGIKPVVQWSVKNGSGTQAYLKKQLKGVPLIDYSLPYEAVTKAKPDLILMGTSSAVANGKYAQYNKIAPTYVVKNGTTVTWRQTFLDVAKVVDRQAKAKKVLAKYDKQVQTTRQALKKSGQHKVAVLWVTNNTAYMVNDNSASGALLYQDLKLGEPSLVKQVSKSATADWSAVSLEKLAKLDADDIFLVNSQKSASLFKDPLWKNIKAVKNNHLYQYGDSSSWQYSGPIAYSQMIDMVKTDLLK; this is translated from the coding sequence ATGGTAAAGTTAGGGTTAGTTTTAGGTTTAACGGGCAGCTTGTTATTGGGGGCGTGTGGAGCTAAACAGACCACAAGTACTACGGTGACACGGACGGATTATTTGAAACATCACGTCAAAGTTCCTAAGCACCCCAAGCGGATTGTCGCGAGTTATCTTGAAGATGATCTGGTGGCACTGGGGATCAAGCCGGTCGTGCAGTGGTCAGTCAAAAATGGGAGTGGTACGCAGGCTTACTTGAAAAAGCAGTTGAAAGGGGTGCCGCTAATTGACTATTCGTTGCCATATGAAGCGGTAACCAAGGCCAAACCAGATTTGATTCTGATGGGCACGAGTAGTGCGGTTGCCAATGGCAAGTATGCGCAATATAATAAAATCGCCCCGACCTACGTTGTCAAAAATGGGACCACGGTAACGTGGCGTCAAACTTTCCTTGATGTGGCTAAGGTAGTCGATCGTCAGGCTAAGGCCAAAAAAGTCCTTGCTAAGTATGACAAGCAGGTCCAAACGACGCGGCAAGCGTTGAAAAAGTCGGGTCAGCATAAAGTGGCAGTGTTGTGGGTCACCAATAATACGGCCTATATGGTCAATGACAATTCAGCTAGCGGAGCCTTGTTGTATCAAGACTTAAAATTGGGTGAACCGAGCCTCGTTAAACAGGTTTCTAAGTCAGCCACGGCGGATTGGTCAGCGGTCTCGTTGGAAAAACTCGCTAAGTTGGATGCGGATGATATTTTCTTAGTGAATAGTCAAAAGAGTGCGTCGTTATTTAAAGACCCGCTGTGGAAAAATATCAAGGCCGTGAAAAACAACCATCTGTACCAGTATGGTGACAGTAGCAGTTGGCAGTATTCGGGACCAATTGCTTATTCACAAATGATTGATATGGTGAAGACGGATTTGTTGAAGTAA
- a CDS encoding TetR/AcrR family transcriptional regulator, with protein MTKTRRRGAELETAIYQAARDILTQGGLEQLTFANVAEQAGTSKPVIYRRWRSPLELAIAAIQDQIITENHGQLDEVNLTGQTLAEDLFQVLKRFTVSINTFNQALVITWFHHLDQQANPEVKDLLNAVKKIDAHAIERVCQRAQQRGELRAGTLSRDLQLMPFDWLRYRAFANEPITDATLHLLVDYLLVPAYQHALG; from the coding sequence ATGACTAAAACACGTCGTCGTGGTGCCGAGCTTGAAACCGCCATCTATCAAGCTGCCCGTGACATCTTAACTCAAGGCGGTCTTGAGCAATTGACGTTCGCTAACGTCGCGGAACAGGCCGGCACTAGTAAGCCCGTCATTTACCGACGCTGGCGCTCACCACTAGAGCTCGCAATTGCGGCTATCCAGGACCAAATTATTACGGAAAATCATGGTCAACTAGACGAAGTGAACTTGACCGGTCAGACACTTGCTGAAGATTTATTCCAAGTACTCAAGCGCTTCACTGTCAGTATTAATACATTCAATCAAGCACTAGTCATCACTTGGTTTCACCACCTAGATCAACAAGCTAATCCAGAAGTTAAGGATTTGCTCAATGCCGTGAAAAAGATTGACGCCCATGCGATTGAACGCGTATGTCAGCGCGCACAGCAACGTGGAGAATTGCGGGCTGGGACTTTATCACGCGACTTACAACTGATGCCATTCGACTGGCTACGCTACCGTGCCTTTGCCAATGAACCGATTACTGATGCCACCCTACATCTACTTGTCGATTATTTATTAGTCCCCGCTTATCAGCACGCGTTGGGATGA
- a CDS encoding ABC transporter ATP-binding protein: MNTIETQNISIGYGTKVIVDQLSMTIPHGQITTLIGPNGSGKSTLIRAIAHLLKPTAGVILLDHQNIQQIKSKTFAKKIAVLPQTNQTANDLTVEELVSFGRLPYRRALSGLTATDHQKIEWALTQASLQDLRQRPLSTLSGGQRQRAWIAMAVAQDTDTIILDEPTTYLDLTHQLEVMQLVKQLNEQAHRTIIMALHDLNHAARISDQLIALKDGHVLAHGPVSTVMTAENLKTIFNIDATLVDYHGTPLILTYNGCQDVAPV, encoded by the coding sequence GTGAATACCATTGAAACACAAAATATTAGTATCGGTTATGGCACCAAGGTAATCGTTGACCAATTGTCGATGACGATTCCTCACGGGCAGATCACCACCCTGATTGGTCCTAACGGTAGTGGCAAATCAACCTTGATTCGCGCCATCGCGCACCTGTTGAAACCAACAGCCGGCGTCATTTTACTCGACCACCAAAATATTCAACAAATCAAAAGTAAAACGTTTGCTAAGAAAATCGCCGTCTTGCCACAAACTAATCAAACCGCTAATGACCTTACCGTCGAAGAACTCGTTAGCTTCGGTCGCTTACCCTATCGGCGAGCACTGAGTGGGTTGACTGCCACTGATCATCAAAAGATTGAGTGGGCACTAACCCAGGCTAGTCTGCAAGATTTACGTCAACGGCCCCTCAGCACACTCTCCGGTGGACAACGACAACGGGCGTGGATCGCCATGGCCGTTGCCCAAGATACCGATACGATCATCCTGGATGAGCCCACCACTTACTTGGATCTGACGCATCAATTAGAAGTCATGCAACTCGTCAAACAGCTCAATGAACAGGCCCACCGAACGATTATTATGGCACTACATGATTTGAATCATGCCGCTCGAATCTCCGACCAGCTGATTGCCTTAAAGGATGGCCACGTTTTGGCCCATGGTCCCGTATCAACCGTCATGACAGCTGAAAACTTAAAAACGATTTTTAACATTGACGCGACGCTCGTCGATTATCATGGCACCCCGTTGATTTTAACGTACAACGGCTGTCAGGATGTGGCACCCGTATGA
- a CDS encoding aldo/keto reductase produces the protein MKTIQIGASQLKASAVALGIMRMVRLDAPAAANVLETVHDRGVNFIDSADIYGNGDSERIFGQALKQSSLKREDFFIQSKGGIVLDPEKSSGELVFGQRYDFSKQHLIATVDKILQRMQLDYLDSFLLHRPDPLMDPAEVAAAFDELQAAGKVRHFGVSNFNPMQVEMLQAAVNQKLMINQLQFGVMHTGPIQFGLHTNMQDAASLNHDGEIIEYSRLHHMTIQAWSPYQYGMFAGTFIDNPKFPELNTKLQELADQYHVTKNAIATAWILRHPANMQVILGSMNPQHLDESIAGTDVTLTRQEWYDVYFAAGNDLP, from the coding sequence ATGAAAACAATTCAAATCGGCGCTAGTCAGCTCAAAGCGTCCGCGGTTGCGTTAGGCATTATGCGGATGGTTCGCTTAGACGCACCAGCGGCGGCAAACGTCTTAGAGACCGTTCATGACCGTGGCGTTAATTTTATTGATTCGGCGGATATTTATGGCAACGGTGATTCGGAACGAATCTTTGGGCAAGCGTTAAAACAGTCGAGTTTAAAGCGCGAAGACTTTTTCATTCAATCTAAGGGTGGCATTGTGCTCGATCCTGAAAAGAGTTCTGGTGAACTAGTCTTTGGGCAACGCTACGACTTTTCTAAGCAACATTTGATTGCAACGGTCGATAAGATCTTGCAACGGATGCAGCTTGACTACCTGGATTCATTTCTATTACACCGGCCCGATCCACTGATGGATCCCGCCGAAGTCGCTGCGGCGTTTGACGAATTGCAGGCCGCTGGGAAGGTGCGGCACTTTGGGGTTTCCAACTTTAACCCAATGCAGGTCGAGATGTTACAAGCGGCGGTCAACCAGAAATTAATGATCAACCAATTACAATTTGGGGTTATGCACACCGGCCCAATTCAGTTTGGGTTGCACACGAACATGCAAGATGCCGCTAGTCTTAATCATGATGGTGAAATTATCGAATATTCGCGGTTACACCACATGACGATTCAAGCTTGGTCACCCTATCAATACGGCATGTTTGCCGGGACTTTTATTGATAATCCGAAGTTCCCAGAATTGAATACGAAATTACAAGAATTAGCCGATCAGTATCATGTCACTAAGAATGCGATTGCAACGGCCTGGATCTTACGTCATCCGGCCAATATGCAAGTTATTTTAGGCTCAATGAATCCGCAACACCTCGATGAGAGTATTGCGGGGACCGATGTCACGTTGACGCGCCAGGAATGGTACGACGTCTACTTTGCAGCCGGGAACGATCTGCCTTAA